One window of the Alligator mississippiensis isolate rAllMis1 chromosome 5, rAllMis1, whole genome shotgun sequence genome contains the following:
- the LOC132250991 gene encoding uncharacterized protein LOC132250991, with product MDRSDDTIEMSALGRPFQLGMLYDCRKETLIPGISLWDLDTLRKDVDTKPQSKTEFQIIASDTIDAKASALNVTASLKASFFCDLVKVNGSAKYLNDTKTSRHQARVTLQYSTTTQFKQLTMSHIGHQNVSYPDVFDQGTATHVVTAVLYGAQAFFVFDRKVSSSEDMQEIQGELQVMINKIPTITLQGNVSLKMDEQEKHQAEKFSCRFYGDFALENNPVTYEDAMKVYAMLPKLLGDNGEKAVPVRVWLYPLTKLDSKAARLVHEISLQVIFDTQAVLEQLAEVDMRCNDLMKNRIATTFPEIRRKLQQFQALCKQHRQIFQKELARLLPSIRGGGREEGALVDILTCKNQSPFNTQQLNEFLENKEQEINFVSSYLSALKDVEVMSSKSKVDEIVLDPMNEFVICFTFTSLQDEEPYLSDLKLWLQTHYMKNTHDPAPASRVSENPKPKLWFEDKERHKNARRSAKSLSEFARVNRSCGKSRFLVASVPNKDNPGASIYLYEDGELVSTNFEPPAKPLPPLIAGISHDRVQLTLKPAARGEAAITGYRVEYRRVGQEDWTAVSVNNKQESFPVAGLRANTEYQFRYAAVSKPGLSVSSDRSETVKTSCPTSPPGKPVTLKVEPCAVTLSWEAPAVTGEGVTIRKYRVEYKEDTGDTSPEEKGKWQEQRTKKKAESCTIEGLKPGTSYVLRVSAVCTDGAVSDPSEAVSVSTLGAESKSLAHEYLKKSALIGDQKPSVYALPLEEAARGSSSSCLKYRLGADSSPAHRKVIMVMGATGSGKTTLINGMINYILGVQWEDDFRFKLIHEVTNRSQAESQTSEVTVYEINYRQGFKIPYSLTIIDTPGFGDVRGIAHDRLIIKQIREFFSTPGDIDQIDAVCVVVQASLARLTPAQKYVSDSVLSIFGKDIKDNIQVLVTFADGQTPPVLEAIKTADVPCAKDAKGTPIHFKFNNSTLYASNAGADHGSSNFDAMFWKMGSISMKAFFESLFNLESRSLALTKEVLRERKELEAAVEGLRPHIRAGLMKLEELRKTKKILEQKKGEMEANKDFQYEVNVTVPVQEDISGTGNHIMNCQQCRYTCQYPCAISNWDDLRGCAAIDSNTEYCNACHGKSFWKAHFNPKYKWRYETRKKKQTFSELKEKYEKASGEILSTKNVVEKLSQEYAAVEEILLKLIDKSSYSLQRLQKITLKPNPLYTPEYVDLLIMSEQRELKPGYQERIKSLNEVREVADIIRKIANKEPLLPGE from the coding sequence GCATCTCTCTATGGGACCTGGACACCCTCCGAAAAGACGTGGATACAAAACCACAGTCCAAGACGGAATTTCAGATCATTGCATCAGACACCATTGATGCCAAGGCCTCTGCTCTCAACGTCACAGCTTCTCTGAAGGCCAGCTTCTTCTGTGACCTGGTGAAAGTGAACGGATCGGCTAAATATTTAAATGATACCAAGACGTCCAGACATCAGGCCCGTGTCACTCTGCAGTACTCCACCACCACCCAGTTCAAGCAGCTGACGATGAGCCATATTGGTCACCAAAATGTCTCCTACCCTGATGTATTTGACCAAGGCACGGCCACTCACGTGGTCACCGCTGTGCTGTACGGGGCTCAGGCCTTCTTTGTGTTCGACCGGAAAGTGTCTTCATCTGAGGATATGCAAGAGATacagggagagctccaggttATGATTAACAAGATACCAACGATCACCTTACAAGGGAATGTGTCCCTGAAAATGGATGAACAAGAGAAACACCAGGCTGAAAAATTCAGCTGTAGGTTTTATGGTGATTTTGCTCTTGAGAACAATCCAGTGACTTACGAGGATGCCATGAAAGTTTATGCcatgctccccaagctgctgggggACAACGGGGAGAAGGCCGTGCCCGTGAGAGTCTGGCTGTACCCGCTGACCAAGCTGGACTCCAAAGCCGCTCGGTTGGTCCATGAGATAAGTCTTCAAGTGATCTTTGATACccaggctgtgctggagcagctggcagaagtAGACATGCGCTGCAATGACCTGATGAAGAACCGCATTGCCACGACCTTCCCTGAGATCAGGAGGAAACTGCAGCAATTCCAAGCCCTGTGCAAGCAGCACAGACAAATCTTCCAGAAAGAGCTGGCAAGACTCTTACCCTCCATccgtgggggtgggagggaagaaggggccCTGGTGGACATTTTAACTTGCAAGAACCAGTCCCCATTCAATACACAGCAACTCAACGAATTCCTGGAGAACAAGGAACAAGAAATAAATTTTGTGAGCTCCTACCTGTCTGCCCTGAAGGATGTGGAAGTCATGTCCTCCAAGAGCAAAGTGGATGAAATAGTTCTTGACCCCATGAATGAGTTTGTCATCTGCTTTACATTCACCTCGTTACAGGACGAGGAGCCCTATTTATCAGATTTAAAGCTCTGGCTTCAGACCCACTATATGAAGAATACtcatgatccagccccagccAGTCGTGTCAGTGAGAACCCCAAACCCAAACTGTGGTTTGAAGACAAAGAAAGACATAAAAATGCCCGCAGATCTGCAAAATCCTTGTCAGAATTTGCCCGTGTCAACAGATCCTGCGGGAAATCTCGGTTCCTTGTGGCGTCTGTCCCAAACAAGGACAACCCAGGAGCTTCCATTTACCTGTATGAGGATGGGGAGCTGGTCAGCACCAACTTTGAGCCTCCAGCAAAGCCTCTTCCTCCCCTGATTGCTGGAATCAGCCATGACCGTGTGCAGCTCACACTGAAGCCAGCAGCCCGGGGAGAGGCTGCGATCACCGGCTATCGGGTGGAGTACagaagagtggggcaggaggactGGACAGCTGTGAGTGTGAATAACAAACAGGAATCATTCCCAGTAGCAGGGCTACGGGCAAACACCGAGTACCAGTTCCGATACGCTGCAGTGAGCAAACCAGGGCTCAGTGTGAGCAGTGACAGGAGTGAGACTGTGAAGAcatcctgccccaccagccccccgGGGAAGCCTGTAACATTGAAAGTGGAACCATGTGCTGTCACACTGTCCTGGGAGGCACCAGCTGTCACTGGAGAGGGAGTCACTATAAGAAAGTACAGGGTGGAGTATAAGGAAGACACAGGAGATACAAGCCCGGAAGAAAAAGGCAAATGGCAGGAGCAAAGGACCAAGAAGAAAGCAGAGTCCTGCACCATTGAGGGGCTGAAGCCTGGGACGTCCTACGTGCTCCGAGTGTCAGCGGTGTGCACGGATGGTGCTGTGAGTGACCCCAGCGAGGCGGTGTCCGTTTCAACGCTGGGAGCAGAATCAAAGTCGTTAGCTCACGAGTACTTGAAGAAGAGCGCTCTGATAGGGGACCAGAAGCCCTCCGTGTACGCACTGCCCCTGGAGGAGGCAGCGCGTGGTTCTAGCTCGTCTTGTTTGaagtacaggctgggagcagaCAGCTCTCCCGCCCACAGAAAGGTCATTATGGTGATGGGAGCAACCGGGTCTGGGAAGACTACTCTCATCAATGGGATGATCAACTACATCCTGGGAGTGCAATGGGAGGATGATTTCAGGTTCAAACTGATCCACGAAGTGACCAACAGAAGCCAGGCTGAGAGCCAGACGTCTGAAGTGACCGTTTACGAGATCAATTACAGACAGGGCTTTAAAATCCCCTACAGCCTGACTATCATAGACACCCCAGGGTTTGGTGATGTGAGAGGGATAGCTCATGACAGGCTAATAATAAAGCAAATCAGAGAATTTTTCTCTACCCCGGGGGACATTGATCAAATAGATGCTGTGTGTGTTGTAGTTCAGGCCTCGCTAGCTCGTCTAACCCCTGCCCAGAAATACGTGTCTGATTCGGTGCTCTCCATCTTTGGGAAGGACATAAAGGACAACATACAGGTGCTGGTCACCTTTGCAGATGGACAGACCCCCCCGGTTCTAGAGGCCATTAAGACTGCTGATGTGCCTTGTGCTAAGGATGCCAAGGGTACCCctattcattttaaattcaaTAATTCCACACTGTATGCTAGCAATGCTGGAGCTGACCATGGCAGTTCCAATTTTGATGCGATGTTTTGGAAAATGGGATCCATAAGCATGAAGGCCTTCTTTGAATCTTTATTCAACTTAGAAAGTAGAAGTCTGGCCCTGACGAAGGAAGTGCTCAGAGAACGGAAGGAGCTGGAGGCGGCTGTGGAAGGGCTGCGGCCCCACATCAGGGCCGGACTGATGAAGCTGGAAGAActgagaaaaacaaagaaaattctGGAGCAGAAGAAGGGTGAAATGGAAGCCAATAAAGACTTTCAATATGAGGTAAATGTGACAGTGCCTGTGCAGGAGGACATCTCTGGTACAGGGAACCACATAATGAACTGCCAGCAATGTCGCTACACCTGCCAATATCCTTGTGCAATCTCTAATTGGGATGATCTGCGAGGATGTGCAGCAATAGATAGTAATACAGAATATTGCAATGCGTGCCATGGTAAGAGTTTCTGGAAAGCTCACTTCAATCCGAAGTACAAGTGGCGTTATGagacaagaaaaaagaaacagaccTTCAGTGAACTGAAAGAGAAGTACGAGAAGGCATCCGGTGAGATATTATCAACAAAGAACGTGGTGGAGAAGCTGAGCCAGGAATACGCTGCAGTGGAAGAGATATTGCTAAAGCTTATTGACAAATCATCTTACAGCCTCCAGCGCCTGCAAAAAATCACCTTAAAGCCCAACCCACTGTACACTCCAGAATACGTTGACCTGCTAATCATGTCAGAACAACGGGAGCTGAAGCCTGGGTATCAGGAACGGATAAAATCACTGAATGAAGTGAGGGAAGTAGCTGATATAATAAGGAAGATTGCTAATAaggagcccctgctgccaggagagtag